The window CCTCTCAGGTTTCTTGGTGTGTAATTTTTCGGAACTTCGGTAATGTTTATGATGCCTCTGAGACTTGGAGCATCCTCCACTACCAAAGCTAGTTGTTGAATCTATACTACTAGCAGAACCAGAACGTGATCGAGATCCAGAGTAAGCATGGGAATGACACTGAACCCCTGGTTCTTGGCCATAACAAGGTGGACTTACTGATCTGCTACGACTTCGTCTGCTACATGGGCTGTCAACGCTGCTGATTGGGCTATGGCAGTGGTATGGAGAAATAGGGGCACGAGCCATCACGAGATGTTCAGGAGATGCTGATGGTGAGCAAGGAGGTGTGTCTGGGGGAGTCCTTGGACCTTTTCTTGGCAGATGCGGTGAACTAGTCTTCCTGAGTCTCAATCTACTGGGTGAAGAACCTCTGTGGTGGTGGTGATCTCGGGTCCGGTGGCCCAAGCTTGTAATTCTGGTTGTAGGACTCACGGCTTTAAAGGTGATGGACACAGAGTTATCTTGAGAACTGGACTTGTGATCACCATGTTTAATGCTGTCTACCACCCACTTCTTAGGTTCTTGATGAGACATGGTCCCTTTACTAGCATTCTTTCGAGAACTGTGGTAGATGTTACCACGTTTTTCTGACTTCGATAACTCCTTTTGCTGACCATCATCAGGATTTGATGCCAGAGCCAGAAGTTTATCAAACCTACTGTTGATTTTGGCTTGCCAGTGTCTTCCTCGTGTCTGCTCTGTATGTTTATCACTTCCATCTCCTGTGACAAGCAGCTCCGATTTGGCTGTAATAACAGTGTATGCAGCTATAAAGCATGACCCATCTTACAGAAGACAAATTATTACCACAATATTACATCTAACAATAATGAAATACCTTGAAATGACTCATGAATCAAGGAGACAAGTTCAAAATTATAGTATGGTAAAgacaaaaaactacaaatatcACCCAATGTAGAGTACATAATATTTAGCTACTTTCTGCATCAGACAAGTATAGACCTATATTAATCTGTTTGcagaatgaaaaagtaaaatacatgATTTCTAAGAATTCTTCATAAAAATGCAGTATACAAATGTagtgtacaaaaatatgtttatgtgaTACAAGAATATGGCATGTTAAGTAACTGTGATACCTCTTTCACTgatccaaaacaaaacaatgtgtaAAACTATACAATTTCCTCCAACATCATTAAAAAAGCTTACATTTATAAAAGTCAAACATACATCTTAAAACTTTCTGAACTCATGAAATTATAACCCACCTTCAAATCTTGTTAAATTTTCCAGATGTTCTACAACACTGGTTGGTGAGACTCCTCCCACTGTTGAACAGCTTCCATTTTCCCCAGAAGATGTATCTGCTGCTGACAGACTTCCAGCACTAGGAGGTCCACTACTCTGGGAAACTGATCCGAGACTCTCAAATCCAGAGTCAGGTGCACGACTGAGAGGTGAATAACTACGTTTTTTGGGGGAACTACTTTCATAGTTATAAAAGGAGgaattttgtttccttttttgtcTTTTAAGTTTTATCTCCTCGTGCTTGGGACTTCCTTTAGGACTTTTGGAAGCCAGAAGACTTCCCAAATTGAGCACTAGACCATTCAAAACTTTTGAGCTTGGGGACTTCTCACCTGTCTCTTGCTGGAAAGACCTCTCAGCATCTGGACCATGTTTTTGGGGTTTAGAACCACAATTCTGATGATGGTTTTGTTTCCCAGGTTTAGATTCCTCTAGTTTTAAAGTGCAAGGCAATTGAGGTTGTCTACAAAGCAATGGGGGAGGTGTAATTTCCTCAGGAACCTTCTGGCTGTTTTGAGCTTCTGAAAGTCCAAGAGGTGACAAGGATGTTTGGGATATATTAAATATGGCAGTGTCTGTTCCTTCCTGTTCATCAAACTGAGACAAAGATGATGGTGAGGGTGATACTAGTTCATACTGACTGTCTAAAATGTTGCACTGGGGAACAGGGCTTCTGCTTGGGCTTATTGGTGAGTATGGCATAGTTGTTAAAGGATCATCTGCAAAAGCATTCTTGTTATTGGGATATGTACAAGTTGAAGATGAAAGTGCAGACTTTATTACACTTTGGCAGTTCAGAGATGAAATAGCAAAATTATGAGATAAATGGCAGTCAGAGTTGGACTGTgtcaatttttcattaatttcctGTGCTTTGAAAGTTGGAAAAGAAACAGGGCCATCTTTTGCAATATCTCTTCCAGAAAACACAGAATCCCGAGAGATGATGACAGAAGGAGTTGAAAACTGAAAAGACACCAAATTTTCTGACTCCTTTTCCAGTCTTAGAAGAGGAAATTGTTCTTCCTTTCCCATAGCAGAATTAATGATGTTTCCTGGAATGCCATAGTTTGGAAATTGTTCATTTCCGTTATTGCAGCAATGAAGGTTCTGTTTTGTAACAGCTGCTTTTCCAAGTGAGTAAACCTCATCCTTCAACTCCTGTACCTTGCAGTGTAGAGCCTTGCGCTGAGTCAGAGTGGAGGATATCTCTTGCAGAATGTGGTCTTGCATCACTGGAGGATCTTCCACTTTCTGAAATACCATGTACGATATCcatgaaatattgaaaacattagCTTCAAGCATACTAATAGTTAAACTGATACATTACATGGTGTGGAAACATGTTGTCCCCCCCCCCCATTAAACAAGATTAGATAATTATATTTagataattctaaaataatagaaccaataaaaataaaacgtttgctACAATGGTACACTTCCAACTACAGACTTTCACCTCATAACAGAATAAATGAAGTTCAGATTTACAGTCTTTATATAATGAAGGTTTGCTCTAGTGTATACAGCACTAACATCAAGCTTAATAACCATATACTCAAACAAAAAATAGAACAGTGAGAACCATCATTTGCATCAATATATATCATGATATCTGTTAGGAACCAACAAGTATGGTATACGGGtggttagaaaaaataaatcaaaaactaACTGCCAAAGTAATTAAAAAGTTATTCAATTAGCTTTTGAGAAACTAATCTATGTgcttacttttaaattactaaaTGTTTGTAAAACCATTTTAGGTGCTACCTCAAGAATTATTACAAGTACTGTTAAACTGTTAAAGCCATACTATTAATGATGGCTTCATGAATTATGTAAATCTAAAGCCTATCCATATATTCCAGAAATGTACATATAATCTGCTTGTTTAAATGAAGTTGAAACACcaattgtaattttaaagaattCACAGTAAATTATTTTGCATCTGAGGATGAGagtaatgagaaaaaattaaagcacatataaactttttttttcaccagAGCTACCACAGCACTGGTCAAACTGACTGACGTTTAATCACGAATGGTTTATTAACATGTCAAACTGACTGATATAAAAATCAAGAACGATTTATTAGCATGTCAAACTGACTGAATTTTAATCAAGAACGATTTATTAGCATGTCAAAGTGACTGAATTTTAATCAAGAACGGTTTATTAGCATGTCAAAGTGACTGAATTTTAATCAAGAACGGTTTATTAGCATGTCAAAGTGACTGAATTTTAATCAAGAACGATTTATTAACAGCCTAAACAGACTGAGGTTTAATCAAGAACGATTTATTAACAGCCTAAACAGACTGAAGTAAAATCAAGAACGATTTATTAACAGCCTAAACAGACTGAAGTAAAATCAAGAACGATTTACTAACAGCCTAAACAGACTGAGGTTTAAATCAAGAACGATTTATTAACAGCCTAAACAAACTGAGGTTTAATCAAGAATGATTTATTAACAGCCTAAACAGACTGAGGTTTAATCAAGAACGATTTATTAACAGCCTAAACAGACTGAGGTTTAATCAAGAACGATTTATTAACAGCCTAAACAGACTGAGGTTTAATCAAGAACGATTTATTAACAGCCTAAACAGACTGAGGTTTAATCAAGAACGATTTATTAACAGCCTAAACAGACTGAGGTTTAATCAAGAACGATTTATTAACAGCCTAAACAGACTGAGGTTTAATCAAGAACGATTTATTAACAGCCTAAACAGACTGAAGTAAAATCAAGAACGATTTATTAACAGCCTAAACAGACTGAAGTAAAATCAAGAACGATTTATTAACAGCCTAAACAGACTGAAGTAAAATCAAGAACGATTTATTAACAGCCTAAACAGACTGAGGTTTAATCAAGAACGATTTATTAACAGACCAAACTGACTGAGGTTTAATCAAGAACGATTTATTAACAGACCAAAATGACTGAAGCAAAATCAAGAATAATGTATCAACAGACCAAACTGACTGAAGTAAAATCAAGAACGATTTATTAACAGCCTAAACAGACTGAGGTTTAATCAAGAACGATTTATTAACAGCCTAAACAGACTGAGGTTTAATCAAGAACGATTTATTAACAGCCTAAACAGACTGAGGTTTAATCAAGAACGATTTATTAACAGCCTAAACAGACTGAGGTTTAATCAAGAACGATTTATTAACAGCCTAAACAGACTGAAGTAAAATCAAGAACGATTTATTAACAGCCTAAACAGACTGAAGTAAAATCAAGAACGATTTATTAACAGCCTAAACAGACTGAAGTAAAATCAAGAACGATTTATTAACAGCCTAAACAGACTGAGGTTTAATCAAGAACGATTTATTAACAGACCAAACTGACTGAGGTTTAATCAAGAACGATATATCAACAGGCCAAACTGACTGAAGTAAAATCAAGAGTGATTTATCAACTGGCCAAACTGACTGAAGTAAAATCAAGAGTGATTTATCAACAGGCCAAACTGACTGAAGTAAAATCAAGAGTGATTTATCAACAGGCCAAACTGACTGAAGTAAAATCAAGAATGATTTATCAACAGGTTAAACTGACCGTGGTTTAACCAAGAATGATTTACTAACAGATTATACCGACTCAGGTTTCACAGTGTTACTACTACTTTATATTTGGTTTATGACAAGATGTTAAATCATGCTAAGGGATAGAAAAAGACCTTTTGTCCAAGAATACGAGCTATAATTTGTGTCGGAGGCAACTGCATCCATAgcattgtttttgaaaatacttgtGTATAATCAACCATTACAATCAGATATCTTACATACTAGCAGTCAAAATTTGAAGCAGATTTCTAAGCCTACCTTCACTATTCCACTGAGCTGTGTAGATGTGTACATCTTTTCACTAGCTTGTTTAGTGGTAAGTAGATTGTGATGGTCTGTCTCTAGAGAGGTAATTTGACACTGCAACGTTGAAGCTTTACATTGTAGTTCCTTGTGTTTCACAACGATCTCTTTAGTCTAGCATcagttaaaaatcaaaattagttCCAGGTGTTACTGCAGTGATTTTATCAGCTTAAGTTACCcttcattaaacatttcaaacagGACCTGATTTAAGAAACTTTTATAAGAGATCACTAATTGGATCTGGTGTACAGGTATTTTATTAGGTCCCCACTGGTGTACAGGTGAGGTTTTGAAACTCAATTCGAGAAAATAATGTCTCGTCTATTTGTGTTAACTACTAAGTtctacaatgggttatctgtgctggtTATCAAAACCCAGAGTTTCACGTTGTAACTCTAAAACATATTGCTGAGCCAGTAAGGGGGCTAATTTATTAGAAGTAGCTTACTTTTCTATAAAGTCAGTGTTTTCAAttactacataaaaaaaattattctccTCAGAAAATCTTACAGAAATTAACACAAACTTAAACTGATTATGATTTCAATTAGTGAGAGGTCTTTAATGATAAACAGAGGAGAATCCAAATATCAGAACCAGTCTAATCTATAATATGTTGTTTTCCatcatttcattaaaatttcaattCTGGAATAGCGTATATGAAAGTAGGTATTGGTTGTTATTATCTGTCAACAGTTGCTTATAAGCTTAGAAatcataaagaagaaataaaaactaattgaAGTATCCTCATGTATGAGATTTATAATGAATCAAAATAAAAGTCTATAAAGTTATTTTAGCATCGTACTTGTTGCTTAAGTTCCAAAACAATTATTTGCCCTATATATCATATTAAGCAGCTCATATGAGTagggttggttggtttggtgttttatggcacaaaggaactaggctatctacaccaaacatccagtaaaaaaattaaaataaaattagtaaaattcataaaaaaaataaggtaaaacaaaacaaagtttaatttttgaattaaaaacataaatagcattaaaaccaatttatacatctagtctacagtagtaagagagaaactacagcaataaaagttgtaaaggactttctgtagcataattgtaattattataatttgacagcatgactaacaggtaagttcaaaaatcagcgttagtcacttgaagttggcctttccagtcctggttgaaGTATTTGACATTAcatccattttctaatttcaaatcgaactagacgTACCTTGATTCTTAAAGggaaatcaaattaaaaaaaggtctaattaataaattaaaaaatttaaatagcattaaaaagattaatggccttcaaaaaactaaaaatatttctaaggtggacagtgtcaccatcgccaataacactgtctaatgttacagataaactttgggacaaaacatgtttaaaatggtgctgtcgttgaaaGTCGTAatgacggcaagaaagtaaaatgtggcttattacgacctgagtgttacacagacaacacattggtgcatcagtcccatataaaagaaaacgatgagttaaaaaactgtgaccaatgcatggtctagttaggacaacttcctctttccaatccttacagaaacaagatggccaaagtccagtatatggttttatttggaaaagcttgttttaatgttgctaaatccaagtcgactgccaattTGCATGGAGCTGAGCCTATAATAGAAGGACCATAACcgatgtatggaacaggcacagcaataaTAATGCCAGAGAAGACacatttagctgcagtgttgtcAAGcccattcctgcaaataccaacatggcctgatatacagaaaaactggatagaagtagatgttaaagaggaATGGGCCAggtggttttgaatattggtgagaacagggtgtgaactaaacgtgaagtgattccaggcccagtagagaactaagcgagtcagtatagaCTGTGCAATTTGGGTGCGatttcagcagtgaacacagaagctgtagaggggattctgcatgcaaccactgaaccacaacaaactatggcagagcccacagagtcacctgatttcgaaccatcagTATAAAATGGAATGGAAGaatgttatttgctgaacatctttaaAACCAGATAGCATTTttaattgggagtatctgcttttctcagatgatttaatGAAAGGTTACATTcagggactgtaataagccatggtgggatgggctgattagtggatatagcaatgttatccaaggacagacccaattcatttaACTGCGCCTGGATTTGaatgccaaaaggagcaatggcagaccatttggtctgaaaaagcatggcccatcgaggaaggacaacacaaccccaggtgggatgctttgaagAGGAACAAagtttgaagcatatagtaaagacatttgcaaatggcagaggtgcaaagaaggttcttgacactatgtataagctctgatctggggaagtgcagaaagccccagtgcagagctgaggTCCTcgatgatgaatgggatccagcctCTTTAGGTCAagatcctggcagagccatagaccagtgatccatactcgagtttcgatcgaataagaccATGATATATCCTTAGTGTAGAACACTGActtgctccccaagtggtggcaGAGAAGGCATGGAGGatgtgctcttgtacatttgatccgtggctgcttgatgtgtggtataactACACTATCTTTCCGCCAAAGATAatccccaagaactttgtctcaggaaccacaggtAGCACAATTTCACCAATAGAGTTCAGAAGCAGGTTGAACACTCCATTGGCAGcaatgcatgcaaacagtttgagacagagagaagttaaaactgtttgctgtggtccacttcagtaaacgactgagggcagtctgtagctgttgCTCAATATACTTTATGTTTGACAGCTGACACGAAATGTGAAAGTTATCAACATAGAATTCAtctgcaacagtaagagggagttgttcagtgatgacattaatctttatactgaaaagtgtgacactgaaaacacagccctgagaatCTCCAAGTTcgtgtagaaaagaacgggaaagtatcGAACCAACACAAACTTAGagtcacctgtccattaaaaacatttttaataaaaatgggcaaatgatcACATAACCATTATAAATGGAcatctcgcaaaatgccatacttccatgtagGATCATAAGCATTCTCaacatcaaagaatattgatataatatgttatttgagaaatgtttctctgattgacatttcaagttgaatcaggtggtccatggtggagtgctgtcgtctgaacccacactgggtggacaacaggaggttgtttgatttaaggagccaaacaagatgagcattaaccatcctctctaaggtcttacagagacagctcatcatcCAGGTTAGAACATTaatcttgacagttccattgtatcaaggtggccatttttatttatgtgcaggCAAATTGGATGGAGAGCCCTtatgtttatgaccacgtcttttctttgtttttattcaaaggaggtctgtcaaccttcatggatccttccttgggttgattgggcaggtctttgttgttggaagaggattccagtgattgaggacatgaagaaatgattgttttgcatcttggggcaggagaagatgtatccaagaAAATGCCCGTaccccagaaccaaaggaagcgGAGCTTGGAGTTTGCTGGAGTGAGTGTTatagacagagatgggtgttaacattgattcaacttttttaaccatggaagtcaaaagacttttcatatggtttgaaaacgattcttttggaggcacagagagatttatctgcactcccactgtagtagtggaatgaagtgcagcagcatacatccaagatgaagtgatggacagcaactttcaagcctcaggataagtaatcttatgaatcattttcaaatgctgcacctcttttttcttccaaccatttaggacaagaacaaaagtaggatgggtgagagccattgcaactgatgcaatgagggtctgtttcacacttataggcatcatggtccttgccactgcaacgagcacatgtcaaggaaccacaatatACTGTAttcaagtgaccaaactgctgacactggaaacatctgagaaggtatggaatgtatggccgtaccttgcaattaaCATAACCTACCTTGATGCTGACAGGTGGATGAggtaatgtaaatgtcagaatgaggacaatggtcggcatcataattccatctttgtgagtggagatatgcctcactgcagaaactccttgggtggagaaaccagcgagaatctctgactcgaggatgttcttcaaacacttcacaacaataactcctcgtgatgaattcaaagtagcatgaggtgtaacttcaataggtatatccccaatcacctttgaatgcaagaggaatttactgtgttgaaatgtagatgtttccaccaatacatcaccagagtgaagcttctttactgacttttgagagccagcaagtctctcttgttccttctgaatgaaaaagggagacgtatgccctaaaggtttgtctgaaagagaatgtagtataagaaaatgaggtacagatattgaagattgctgcttagaatcttcaagacatggttgtttacctatgaactgtttttcactattttatttaagtttttatttggagaatccataataaaaaaagaagttttggtgcccactgaccccctcccaccatggagccctacaaggggatgcactacaatgccaaataatgacactgtagcaatgccagggttttgtgagcactatacccaaacatcagcatcagatacaatgtccacaacacctgttaagaagatccaacattggtacttggttaaccctagctaaaatggaccagccgattgatccTGGGGAGGGCCACCCCAAGTCCACCCATTTATAaaaattcgaggccaaagtggtgtgttagggttggacccttcattCACAACAATCCTATCATCCCCTTCAGGGGTCACCATGCATGGAAAACACATAGGTGGATGCttagatcctagaggaggtaaactgaaagaacagaaccttccctgggaggtcttctcaccatgtacagaaatccaccCTGAGGTATATAAGAGTAGGGAAAAAAAACTGCATCATCTTCTGGGGGTCAACATGAAGCTACCCTTCACcctgaagtatgttttattaaaatgcatCATTTTTGGTTTACAATTGGTAAAGTTGGTCTTGCACGTCTGTGGGCAGAACAGTGAGCCCACACATTAATTTACATTGCTCGAAAAAAGTTAAACTATTTTACTTCTAAATGTATGATGAACATGTTTCCATGTACTTCCCCTGTCTATTTTTCTTGATCTCCAAGTGACAATTTTAGCATTATTTTGAGATGTTTTTCAGGACTAACATTTGAAATTCAGTTTAAACCAAGATAATAGGGAATAATGCATACAAAAcacaatgtcaaaatatttgtgatgtaattttcatgtttaaaccAGCTTAGTTAAGAGATTTGATGTATACAGATCTCATGCAGTTTTATTTAGTGCAAAACAATTATTCCTAAACCTTATTCTGAGTCTttgactaataaaaaaaaattgaatttgaatttaatatTAGTTACACAAGCTGCTGCAAAAGTTGTACACTACTAAGATTTTTCTTAGTCCTCTCCATACAGTTGTTTAAAATGTACAGTTAACATCATGTCCCAAGAGAATCACTTCTACAGTCGTTAACACGATCCCTTCCATACCATCTTGTAAGGTCGTTAACACCATCCCTTCCATACCTTCTTATAAAGTTGGTAACAGAATAACTTCTTGTAAGGTTGTTAACATGATAATTTCCATAACTTCTTGTAAGGTTGTTAACACGATCGCTTCCATACCTTCTTTTGAGGTTGATAACACAATAACTTATTGTAAGATTGATAATAGGATAATTTCCGAGATCTTTGTGCCAACATGGTGCTGTACAAGTTTTATATTACCTCACATAATGTAGTTTAAAACTTAGAAAAATGTAcaatttagtaattaattaattatttaaggtCAAGCgaaaaaaaatcttattgttcagagatttctgaaaaaaagaagagagtttgtaaccattttctcaatgattgttatttgttttaaaagcaCCCATGTTAAACAGAAGTCTTTGGTTTCATTTTTTTCCTCAAAATGAAGCAGAATTTATGACAAAGAAAAAGAGCTGGAAAAATCAATTCTGTTCATTACACTTTCTATTCAGAAGTTTTCTTTGcttgaaaatgataaattaaaaaaacaaaagcatgtGGAGGTGACTGCAAAAAACGGGAAAGCTGGTAGGGATGCTaatcaagtttatttatttacttagccTAAAGTTAATGTTTTACTCCTCAGCTATTATAGACATTCGTTTTATGAGATATCCACTAACCTTCTGGCAGCTTTGAAATGACTGGCTTCACTTTAAACACATGACAAAAACTAAGTActcaagtttataaatatttgtcttgACACAGATAGCTGCttcaaattattaacttgattccatctattttaatgttttttacacaTTTGTGTAAAGCAACTTAGAGAGTTACCTGCACATAGCCATCCTTAAATTCAAAATACTAAACTAAAGGGAAAGAAACTAGTAAATGGAAGTCCCTGCTAACTCTTCTATGATGAAATAGTGAGATATGAGTGGTCACTCTTACACACTCATGACCCCATGATCTTAAAGCAAATAGGCACAAACACACAGTCTAGCATGCTAACTACTGGACCCAACCCAACTCAATGATCATTAACTGATGTGTTAAAACTACTCTTCTGTTATCTTTATGTTctacttaaaacaaaatgtaccttCTGAAGTAAATCAGATGGTGAGAGTGTCTGGATTCCAACCTCTGCCATCCGAGCCTTCAGAAGTGAAACGCTGTCTTGACTAAGAGCCTGAATATGTTTCTCCAGCTGTGATACTTTTGATCTCAGATTACTCTTTCGTACCTTGTGaaaaaatttcagtttgtttcaaTTAACATACTCTTCTTCCATAGTAATATAAaagttacttataaaacaaaaatcctGATATAAGAACTTAAACACAATGAtcttctgttaaattattttcagtcacagttttaaa of the Tachypleus tridentatus isolate NWPU-2018 chromosome 13, ASM421037v1, whole genome shotgun sequence genome contains:
- the LOC143238923 gene encoding uncharacterized protein LOC143238923 isoform X5, giving the protein MMCFLTLGVVLVRLSFSWPLCRLARCALGLKRLTFPHFMLSHIIILWNVRQLLMKMLLPLVLMSMSVSVLHLPTTDVEDYNAMEKNFRFWMKWYGKSYGEHKLIKGDFLTNEHRDTIVNATLVFVNNFAFGPTVDHMLKERFADLRDGARIVSSKAFCPLNFRITDRTMSDIGTIMHVKEITPLKGSVSWTGKPVSYFVHTIDRTKLEHYFHRLKNPTLREEEVGNSRARKCKNTSVSHFLMDSSSNESKDLSKEDTVIFGPTTRKAWSAWCNSQNKVITSNTSGQDSNEENEPLKRPVGRPPVRQRQQRLVKSGGQKKKPGRPKKGLVKTKPRKALNFNGLDILHKQTVLSTSGGAVGRSEPAPGCIDQKLDTVVVNPANTAISLTCMEVPPALQQLLDQYMILFLRFLQKIKTPEYKDDLKNQIEKEKVRKSNLRSKVSQLEKHIQALSQDSVSLLKARMAEVGIQTLSPSDLLQKTKEIVVKHKELQCKASTLQCQITSLETDHHNLLTTKQASEKMYTSTQLSGIVKKVEDPPVMQDHILQEISSTLTQRKALHCKVQELKDEVYSLGKAAVTKQNLHCCNNGNEQFPNYGIPGNIINSAMGKEEQFPLLRLEKESENLVSFQFSTPSVIISRDSVFSGRDIAKDGPVSFPTFKAQEINEKLTQSNSDCHLSHNFAISSLNCQSVIKSALSSSTCTYPNNKNAFADDPLTTMPYSPISPSRSPVPQCNILDSQYELVSPSPSSLSQFDEQEGTDTAIFNISQTSLSPLGLSEAQNSQKVPEEITPPPLLCRQPQLPCTLKLEESKPGKQNHHQNCGSKPQKHGPDAERSFQQETGEKSPSSKVLNGLVLNLGSLLASKSPKGSPKHEEIKLKRQKRKQNSSFYNYESSSPKKRSYSPLSRAPDSGFESLGSVSQSSGPPSAGSLSAADTSSGENGSCSTVGGVSPTSVVEHLENLTRFEAKSELLVTGDGSDKHTEQTRGRHWQAKINSRFDKLLALASNPDDGQQKELSKSEKRGNIYHSSRKNASKGTMSHQEPKKWVVDSIKHGDHKSSSQDNSVSITFKAVSPTTRITSLGHRTRDHHHHRGSSPSRLRLRKTSSPHLPRKGPRTPPDTPPCSPSASPEHLVMARAPISPYHCHSPISSVDSPCSRRSRSRSVSPPCYGQEPGVQCHSHAYSGSRSRSGSASSIDSTTSFGSGGCSKSQRHHKHYRSSEKLHTKKPERCQRGNTVTVSSRKDNKTNGADVGIENSLFQPVSSTGTISHPAYMRGLPIISMGNFQSQNVHYTGQLVFHHSSAVSVGETTNPPGPPSQPPPPPLSSPDIPAGTFAFAVGSAQSSAVVPQVNLATIPMATGVQPIIPMMVDFSVPPPNFNMPPPTSSAYVLPSQTLPDFSIPLPDGELSTTASNLQLNSSVNGTIPNGLTRSAIRDEVPLGLQPNIPPSQIFPVNSQLARSQPSLLLTEQVSRKKTPLTEMLFPISGYTHTHVYSTVSHPALSLLMNNEPQKDTRSVPTANMDVVNPAQDYRSLSSHKLDRRSIVRRSGSNCIHQHQGLTQTVS